GGCCAGCCCCAGGGGCCGATCCAGCCAGGAGGCGCGGATCATTCCGCCATAGCCCTCGGTATCCAGCATGGTGCACCCGGCGTGCACACTGGCGCCTTTTACCTTAAACGCCGGGCTGTCGCTGTGGGCGGCGGCCATTCGCCAGCCCGCACCGGCTGCAAGGGGCATCCGCCAGGCGATCAGGCTGGAGCCCGCACGCACCGTGTAATATTTTTGGCAGGGCACCAGCGCCCAGGGCTGCGCCTCCTCCAGCCGTGTATACCCCGCCTCCTCCAGCCGTGCTGCGGTGGTTTGCACCGCGTGCCAGGGGGTAGGGCTTTTTTCTATAAATGCAAACAGGTCCTTGATTTCCCGCATTCCTGTGTTCCTCACTTTTCCATCCTTTTTCGGTCCAGAGCACTTCTATTATACGGCGGCCTTTTACGGCCCGTCAATGTTGCGGGCGGCAGTTTTTTGTGGGGACTCTTTTTGGCCTGTCCCAATTTTATCCGCCCCTCCCGCATTTTTACGCGCTTCTACATATACTAAGGAAAAGAAAGGAGCGATCACCATGAAGCAATTGTGGCTTACGGTGTGCGCCGCGGCCCTTTTATTTACTTCCTGTGCGGCCGAGCGCGGCGGGGCCGCCGGCCCCGCCCCAAGCGGGCAGGCTTCTTCGCAGGCCGCCCCCGCGGCGGTACAGGGGGTGCAGGATACCGAAGATCTGGACGCCGCGCTGGAAGGGCTGCTCCCCTTTGGGCCAGGCGAAGCGGGCGTGAGCTTAAAAAGCGCTATTGCCGCCGCGGGCCTGCTGGACTGGGCCGAGGACAACGCCGCCGCCAGCGCCATTCCTGCCATGACCGCCCACATAGAACGCTGGCTCGAGCAAAAAACACCCGAGGAACAGGCCCGGTTCTGGCTGAACTGGCCCGGTGTGAACGATCTGGCCCAGGCCGTCGCCCGCGACATGGCGGGCTATCGCAGCCTGCTGGCCGACGCGGGTGATCCCCAGACCCACGACCGCTATACCCCGGCGAAATACCAGCGGCTGGCCTGCGCAGTGGAAAGCATCGTGGATGCGGGCCTCACCAGCCCGTAAGGCTTTTGGCGAAAACAGGCCCTCCGGCAGGTACAATACGCCCCCAAAAGCATGTTGCTTTTGGGGGCGTATTGCGTTGTTTTTAAAATTTCCGCGATTCCTTGCTTTTCCTTTTTCCGGAGGCTTTACATGTGCTGCTTCTCCGCACTAAAAGGCCACGGAGAGGACCATGAGAAAATTGCCAAAACCATGCGGCAGAATGTTTCTTGTCAAAAACCCATGGCTTGCCGGGTCGCTTCCTTTTCACAGAACACAACAATTTTTGTGAATGGTTCCAATTTCGCGCAGTTCCTATACTAAAAGTATTTTGTGTTTACAGTTTTACAACCTTTAGCTCGTATTCCCGATTTCCCAGGCCGATCTTCTCGGCGTGCTCCAGGCAGACCCGCCAGTCGGTGGTGGGCGCCGAGTCGATGAAATGGTCGCCGCAGCTGCAGACGCCGGGCGCCGCCAGGTTGTCGGCCAGTTGGCTTTTGGGCAGCACGGGCATATTGTTGCAGGCGTCGGCACAGGCTTGATCCAGTGCCACCGGGTCAAAGCTTGCGAACATGCCCACATCCGGAATGATGGGCGCATCGTTTTCATCGTGGCAGTCGCAGTTGGGCGAAACGTCGATCACCAGGCTGATATGGAAATTAGGCCGGTGCTGCACCACCGCTTTTGCATACTCGGCCATGCGGCGGTTCAACTCGTCGTTGGCATTGTAGTCCTCATTTTGAATGGCGTCGAAGTTGCAGTGTGCAAGGCAGCGCCCGCAGCCCACGCAGCGCCCATGGTCGATCAGCGCTTTGCCGGCGTCGCCAAAGTCGATGGCGTTCTGGCCGCAGGCTTTTGCGCAGGCGTGGCAGCCCCGGCACAAGGCCTGATCCACCTGGGGTTTGCCTGCGTTGTGCTGCTCCATTTTGCCTGCCCGGCTGCCGCTGCCCATCCCCAAATTTTTAATGGCGCCGCCAAACC
This window of the Oscillospiraceae bacterium genome carries:
- a CDS encoding 4Fe-4S ferredoxin: MEKSLVYYTDLRARPGMNLPKKLQGLVRAAGLGKIDMDQKFVAIKIHFGEPGNLSYLRPNYAKALADVIRELGGRPFLTDCNTLYVGRRKHALEHIEAAYENGFTPLSTGCQVIIADGLKGTDEAEVPVEGGECVKLAKIGRAIMDADIVISLNHFKGHESTGFGGAIKNLGMGSGSRAGKMEQHNAGKPQVDQALCRGCHACAKACGQNAIDFGDAGKALIDHGRCVGCGRCLAHCNFDAIQNEDYNANDELNRRMAEYAKAVVQHRPNFHISLVIDVSPNCDCHDENDAPIIPDVGMFASFDPVALDQACADACNNMPVLPKSQLADNLAAPGVCSCGDHFIDSAPTTDWRVCLEHAEKIGLGNREYELKVVKL